ACCCGGTACGCGCTCAGCCCCTCCAGCGCCGGCCAGGCGATGCCGATGTCGCCATCGTCGAAGCGGATCGCGCCCTCGCAGTCCTTGGCGTAGACGTCGGTGGTCTTGTAGAGGAAGTGGGTGTCGTCCTGCAGCGCAAGGAAGCCGTGGGCGAAGCCTTCGGGGATCCACAGTTGACGGCGGTTCTGCGCGTCCAGTTCGACGCCCACCCACTGCCCGAAGGTGGCGGACCCGGGTCGGATGTCCACCGCAACGTCGAAGGCCGCGCCTTGCACCACCCGCACCAGCTTGCCCTGCGCATGCGGCGCCCGCTGGAAGTGCAGGCCGCGCAGCACGCCGCGCTGCGAGCAGGAGTGGTTGTCCTGCACGAAGGGGCGAGGGGCGGGCAGGCCAAGCTCACCGAGGGCCGCGTGGAAACGCGGCTCGTTGAAGCTTTCCATGAACCAGCCGCGGTCGTCGGAGAAGACCGCGGGTTCGACGATGACGACGCCGTGCAGGCGGGTGGGGACGAGTTTCATTGGGGGTCAGAAGGTGCGGTCGTTCAGCACCTTCAGCAGGTACTGCCCGTAGCCGTTCTTGCGCATCGGTTCGGCCAGCGCCTGCAACTGGGCGGCGTCGATCCAGCCCGAACGGTAGGCGATCTCCTCCAGGCAGGCCACCTTCAGGCCCTGGCGCTTCTCCAGCGTCGCGATGAACTGGCCGGCCTCCATCAGGCTGTCGTGGGTGCCGGTGTCCAGCCAGGCATAACCGCGGCCCATGATCTCCACCTGCAACTGGCCGGCGGCCAGGTAGCGGGCGTTGACGTCGGTGATCTCCAGCTCGCCGCGCGGGCTGGGCCGGATGTCGGCCGCGATGTCGCAGACCTGCCGGTCGTAGAAGTACAGCCCGGTCACCGCGTAGCTGCTCTTCGGCTGCGCCGGCTTCTCCTCGATGCTGACGGCGCGCTGCTCCTCGTCGAAGTCGACCACGCCGTAGCGCTCCGGGTCGTTCACGTGGTAGGCGAAGACGCTGGCGCCGTCGGGACGGCTGGCCGCGTTCTTCAGCAGGCCGGCGAAGTCGTGGCCGTAGAAGATGTTGTCGCCCAGCACCAGCGTGCTCGGCGCGCCGCCGATGAAGTCGCGGCCGAGGATGAAGGCCTGCGCCAGGCCGTCGGGGCTGGGCTGCACGCAGTAGCCGATGTTCATTCCCAGCCGGCTGCCGTCGCCCAGCAGCGCCTGGAAGCGCGGGGTGTCCTGCGGCGTGCTGATCACCAGCACGTCGCGGATGCCGGCCAGCATCAGCGTCGACAGCGGGTAGTACACCATGGGCTTGTCGTACACCGGCAGCAGCTGCTTGGACAGCGCCAGCGTGGCCGGGTGCAGCCGGGTGCCGGAGCCGCCGGCGAGGATGAGGCCCTTGCGTTGTGTCATCGGTGTGCGTCTTCGTGGCTTCAGCGGTCCAGGACTTCGGTGAGCATGCGCTCGACCCCCACCTGCCATTCGGGCAGCGTCAGGCCGAAGCGCTGGCGCAGCCTGGCGGTGGACAGCCGCGAGTTCAGCGGTCGCCGCGCCGGGGTGGGGAAGGCGGTGGTGGGCACCGGCTCGATCGCGTCGACCGCCGTCTTCAGCGCCAGGCCGCGGGCCTGCGCAAAGCCGATGACGAAGCGGGCGTAGCCGTGCCAGCTGGTCTGCCCGCCGGCCACCGCGTGGTAGGTGCCGGCCAGGGACGGGTCTCGGGAGGCGGCGCGCAAGGCATGCGCCGTGATGTCGGCCAGCAGGTCGGCGCCCGTGGGCGCGCCGATCTGGTCGTCGATGACGGTCAACCGGTCGCGCTCGGCCGCCAGCCGCAGCATGGTCTTGGCGAAGTTGCCGCCGCGGGCGCCGTAGACCCAGCTGGTGCGGAAGATCAGGTGTCGGCAGCCGCTGGCCCGGATGGCGTCTTCGCCGTCGAGCTTGGTGCGGCCGTAGACGCTGAGCGGGCCGGTGGGCGCCTCCTCGTCGCGCGGCGCCTCGCCGCTGCCGTCGAAGACGTAGTCGGTGCTGTAGTGCACCAGCCAGGCGCCTAGCGCCGCCGCCTCACGGGCCAGCACGCCGGGCGCGGTGGCGTTGATCGCCTGCGCCAGCGCCGGTTCGCTCTCGGCCTTGTCCACCGCGGTGTGGGCCGCCGCATTGACGATGACGTCGGGCCGCACCGCCTGCACCGTGGCCGCGAGGCCCTCGGGGCGGCTGAAGTCGGCATGCCGCTCGGTGCTGTCGAAGTCCAGCGCGACCAACTCGCCCAGCGGTGCCAGCGAGCGCTGCAGCTCCCAGCCCACCTGCCCGCCCTTGCCCAGCAGCAGGATCCTCATGCGCGGCGCTCCGCGCCGTACTGCTGGCTGACCCAGTCGCGGTAGGCACCGCTCTGCACCTGCTGCACCCAGTCGGTGTGGTCGAGGTACCAGCGCACGGTCTTGCGGATGCCGGTGTCGAAGGTCTCGGCCGGGCGCCAGCCCAGTTCACGCTCGACCTTGCGGGCGTCGATGGCGTAGCGACGGTCGTGGCCGGGCCGGTCCTTGACGTAGGTGATGAGCCGACGGTAGGAGCCGGCGGCATCGGGCTTCAACTCGTCGAGCAGGTCGCACACGGTGTGCACGATCTCGAGGTTGGTCTTCTCGTTCCAGCCGCCGATGTTGTAGGTCTCGCCCAGCCGGCCGCCGGCCAGCACCGCGCGGATGCCGCTGCAGTGGTCGCGCACGTACAGCCAGTCGCGCACGTTCTGGCCGTCGCCGTAGATCGGCAGCGGCTTGCCCGCCAGGGCGTTGACGATCATCAGCGGGATCAGCTTCTCGGGGAAGTGAAACGGCCCGTAGTTGTTCGAGCAGTTGGTGGTGACCACCGGCAGCCCGTAGGTGTGGTGCCAGGCGCGCACCAGGTGGTCGCTCGCCGCCTTGCTGGCCGAGTAGGGGCTGTTCGGCTCGTACGGATGGTCTTCGGTGAAGGCCGGCGCGTCGGGCGCCAGGCTGCCGTAGACCTCGTCGGTGCTGACGTGGTGGAAGCGGAAGGCCTCGCGCTCCGCGCCCTGCAGGCCGCCCCAGTGGGCGCGCGCGCCTTCCAGCAGCGTGAAGGTGCCGGTGACGTTGGTGCGCATGAACTCCGCCGGGCCGCTGATGCTGCGGTCGACGTGGCTCTCGGCGGCGAAGTGCACGATGGCGCGCGGCCGGTGCTCGGCCAGCAGGCGGTCGACCAGCGCGCGGTCGCAGATGTCGCCGTGCACGAAGGTGTGGCGCGCGTCGCCCGCCAGCGCGGCCAGGTTGGCGCGGTTGCCGGCGTAGGTCAGGGCGTCGAGGTTGACCACCGGCTCGCCGACCTGCTCGACCCAGTCGAGCACGAAGTTGCTGCCGATGAAGCCGGCGCCGCCGGTCACGAGAATCGTCATGGGTGAAGTCGCCGTGGTCGCCCGGGCAGGGGGGTTGCCCGGCCGGGGCGATCATAGCGGCGGCCCCGTGCCGCACCGGGTCAACCCGGACCCTGTTTCGGGTGGTCGGCGCCGCCCTTTCACAATGGTCCGTGATGTCCACAACGAATCCGACGACCGCGCCCGGGGACGACGACCTGGTGATCGAGCGGCCCGCCGGCCTGTACTGCCCGCCCGGCGACTTCTACATCGACCCCTGGCGGCCGGTGGACCGGGCGGTCATCACCCATGCCCACGCCGACCATGCCCGCACCGGGCATGCGCACTACCTGGCCAGCAACGACAGTGAAGGCGTGCTGCGGGCGCGGCTGGGCGAGCACATCGCGCTGCAGACGCTGCCCTACGGCGAGGTGATCGAGCACCACGGCGTGCGCCTCAGCCTGCACCCGGCCGGCCATGTGCTGGGCTCGGCGCAGGTTCGGCTGGAACACCGGGGCCGGGTCTGGGTGCTGTCGGGGGACTACTTCACCAGCGGCCACGACGACGATGTCAACCCCACGTGCCCGCCCTTCGAGCCGGTGCGCTGCGACTGCTTCGTCACCGAATCCACCTTCGGCCTGCCGCTGTACCGCTGGCGGCCGCAGGCCGAGCTGTTCGCCGAGGTCGACGCCTGGTGGCAGGCCAACGCCGAGGCCGGCCGGCCCAGCCTGCTGATGGGGTACTCGTTCGGCAAGGCGCAGCGGCTGCTGGCCGGCGTCGACCCGTCGATCGGCCCGATCGCGGTCCATGGCGCGGTGGCGACGCTCAACGCCGCCTACCGTGCGGCCGGGGTGGCGCTGCCGGACACCGTCGCCGTCACCGAGCTGGACAAGGCCGCGCTGCGCCGCGCGCTGGTGGTCGCGCCGCCGTCGGTGCAGGGCACGCCGTGGACGCGCCGCCTCGCCGACGCCCGCGACGCCTTCGCCAGCGGCTGGATGCAGCTGCGCGGCACCCGCCGCCGGCGCGGCGTGGACCGCGGCTTCGTGCTGTCCGACCACGCCGACTGGCCCGGCCTGCAGCGCGCCATCGCGGCCACCGGCGCCGAACGCGTCATCGTCACCCACGGCTACGAGGCGGTGATGGTGCGCTGGCTGCAGGAACGGGGCCTGCAGGCGGGCGCCTTCCACACCGAATTCGACGACGCGGCGCTGGACGTCGCCGAGGCGGCGCCCGACCCCGTTCCGAACCTCACAGAGGAGACCCCATGACCCGACGGTTGCCCGGCTGGCTGATGGCCGGGGTGGCGCTGTGCATCGGCGGCCTGGCGCAAGCGCAGGGTGCGCCGGCGCCGGCCCCTGCCACGTCCGCCCCCGGCTACCAGGGCCTCGGCGCGGACTCCGTGCCCGCCGAGGTGCTGGCCCGCTTCCGCCCGCCGCCGCTGCCGCCCGAGCTGTCGCGCCAGGTGCAGGCGCTGCTGGACGTGCGCTCGCCCGGCCTCGGCCGGCCCTCGCCCGACGGCCGGCGGCTGTACTTCGGCTGGCGCGTCACCGGGGTGGAGCAGGTGTGGCGGCTGGACGGGCCGCTGGCGTTCCCGCGGCAGATGACCGGCGGCGAGGACCGCACCACGCTGGCCGGCGTGTCGCCCGACGGCCGCTGGCTGGCCGTGCAGCGCGACCGCGGCGGCGCCGAGAACCCGGGCCTGTACCTGCAGCCGGCCGAGGGCGGGCCGCTGCGGCGGCTGCAGCACGTCGACCGGGTGCAGACCGTGTTCCAGGGCTTCTCGCGCGACGGCCGCCAGCTCTACTGGGCGGCCAACGACCTGCGCCCGGGCGACTACGCGCTGTACCGCCACGACATCGCCGCCGGCACCACCGAGCGCCTGCATGACGGCCGCGGCTACTGGCGCATCGCCGACATCGGCGACGGCGGGCGGCTGCTGCTGGTGCAGGCCACCGGCTCCATCGGCCGCGAGTGGTGGCTCTTCGACGAGGCCACCCGCGCGCTGCAGCCGCTGCTGGGGCAGGGCGAGCGGGTGGACTGGCGCATGGCCTTCGGCCCGCGGCCCGGCGAGTACTTCGTCGCCACGCCAAAGTTCGGCGACTGGCGGCGGCTGTACCGCTGGCGGCCGGGTGGTGAGTTCGAGCCGGTGCCCTTGCCGGCCGGCGACGGCCGGCAATCGGTCTCATCGAACGCGGACCGCTGGGACGTCGAGGACTTCGACATCGACCCCGCGCGCCGGCGGCTGTACGTCAGCCGCAACGAGGCCGGCTACACCCGCACCAGCGTGCTCGACGCCGGCACGCTGCAGCCCCTGCCGCTGCCCTGGCCGGCGGGTGCGGAGCACCAGCTCGTCGGCGGCACCAGCCCGGACGGCCGGTTCGTCAGCCTGGCGGTGGGCCGCGCCGACCGGCCGCGCGAGGGCCATGTCTTCGACTGGCAGACCGGCCGGCTGACGCCGTGGACCGTGCCCTCGGCGCCCGAGGTCGACCTGTCGCGCTTCGTGCCGGCGGAGCTGGCCAGCTACCCGGCGCGCGACGGCACGGCCATTCCGATGGTGGTGCGCCGTCCGGCGGCCTGCCGCAGCCCGGCGCCCGGCCGCCCGCCCTGCCCGGTGATCGTCCACTTCCACGGCGGGCCCGAGGGCCAGAGCCGCCCCGGCTTCTCGCCCATCTGGCAGCTCTTCCTGGACGCCGGCTTCAGCGTGGTCGAGCCCAACGTGCGCGGCTCCACCGGCTACGGCCAGGCCTGGCTGGACGCCGACAACGGCGCCAGGCGGCTGCAGGTCATCACCGACATCGAGGACGCCGCCCAGCACCTGAAGACCGCCTGGGCGCACGAGGGCGTGGCGCCGAAGCTGGGGGTCTTCGGCGGCAGCTATGGCGGTTACGCGGCGCTGATGGCGATGACCCGTTTCGCCGGCGCCTACGACGCGGGGGCGTCGAGC
The sequence above is a segment of the Aquabacterium sp. J223 genome. Coding sequences within it:
- the rfbC gene encoding dTDP-4-dehydrorhamnose 3,5-epimerase: MKLVPTRLHGVVIVEPAVFSDDRGWFMESFNEPRFHAALGELGLPAPRPFVQDNHSCSQRGVLRGLHFQRAPHAQGKLVRVVQGAAFDVAVDIRPGSATFGQWVGVELDAQNRRQLWIPEGFAHGFLALQDDTHFLYKTTDVYAKDCEGAIRFDDGDIGIAWPALEGLSAYRVAPKDAAAPSLAACRATLQAA
- the rfbA gene encoding glucose-1-phosphate thymidylyltransferase RfbA, giving the protein MTQRKGLILAGGSGTRLHPATLALSKQLLPVYDKPMVYYPLSTLMLAGIRDVLVISTPQDTPRFQALLGDGSRLGMNIGYCVQPSPDGLAQAFILGRDFIGGAPSTLVLGDNIFYGHDFAGLLKNAASRPDGASVFAYHVNDPERYGVVDFDEEQRAVSIEEKPAQPKSSYAVTGLYFYDRQVCDIAADIRPSPRGELEITDVNARYLAAGQLQVEIMGRGYAWLDTGTHDSLMEAGQFIATLEKRQGLKVACLEEIAYRSGWIDAAQLQALAEPMRKNGYGQYLLKVLNDRTF
- the rfbD gene encoding dTDP-4-dehydrorhamnose reductase encodes the protein MRILLLGKGGQVGWELQRSLAPLGELVALDFDSTERHADFSRPEGLAATVQAVRPDVIVNAAAHTAVDKAESEPALAQAINATAPGVLAREAAALGAWLVHYSTDYVFDGSGEAPRDEEAPTGPLSVYGRTKLDGEDAIRASGCRHLIFRTSWVYGARGGNFAKTMLRLAAERDRLTVIDDQIGAPTGADLLADITAHALRAASRDPSLAGTYHAVAGGQTSWHGYARFVIGFAQARGLALKTAVDAIEPVPTTAFPTPARRPLNSRLSTARLRQRFGLTLPEWQVGVERMLTEVLDR
- the rfbB gene encoding dTDP-glucose 4,6-dehydratase encodes the protein MTILVTGGAGFIGSNFVLDWVEQVGEPVVNLDALTYAGNRANLAALAGDARHTFVHGDICDRALVDRLLAEHRPRAIVHFAAESHVDRSISGPAEFMRTNVTGTFTLLEGARAHWGGLQGAEREAFRFHHVSTDEVYGSLAPDAPAFTEDHPYEPNSPYSASKAASDHLVRAWHHTYGLPVVTTNCSNNYGPFHFPEKLIPLMIVNALAGKPLPIYGDGQNVRDWLYVRDHCSGIRAVLAGGRLGETYNIGGWNEKTNLEIVHTVCDLLDELKPDAAGSYRRLITYVKDRPGHDRRYAIDARKVERELGWRPAETFDTGIRKTVRWYLDHTDWVQQVQSGAYRDWVSQQYGAERRA
- a CDS encoding ligase-associated DNA damage response exonuclease, whose amino-acid sequence is MSTTNPTTAPGDDDLVIERPAGLYCPPGDFYIDPWRPVDRAVITHAHADHARTGHAHYLASNDSEGVLRARLGEHIALQTLPYGEVIEHHGVRLSLHPAGHVLGSAQVRLEHRGRVWVLSGDYFTSGHDDDVNPTCPPFEPVRCDCFVTESTFGLPLYRWRPQAELFAEVDAWWQANAEAGRPSLLMGYSFGKAQRLLAGVDPSIGPIAVHGAVATLNAAYRAAGVALPDTVAVTELDKAALRRALVVAPPSVQGTPWTRRLADARDAFASGWMQLRGTRRRRGVDRGFVLSDHADWPGLQRAIAATGAERVIVTHGYEAVMVRWLQERGLQAGAFHTEFDDAALDVAEAAPDPVPNLTEETP
- a CDS encoding prolyl oligopeptidase family serine peptidase, which gives rise to MTRRLPGWLMAGVALCIGGLAQAQGAPAPAPATSAPGYQGLGADSVPAEVLARFRPPPLPPELSRQVQALLDVRSPGLGRPSPDGRRLYFGWRVTGVEQVWRLDGPLAFPRQMTGGEDRTTLAGVSPDGRWLAVQRDRGGAENPGLYLQPAEGGPLRRLQHVDRVQTVFQGFSRDGRQLYWAANDLRPGDYALYRHDIAAGTTERLHDGRGYWRIADIGDGGRLLLVQATGSIGREWWLFDEATRALQPLLGQGERVDWRMAFGPRPGEYFVATPKFGDWRRLYRWRPGGEFEPVPLPAGDGRQSVSSNADRWDVEDFDIDPARRRLYVSRNEAGYTRTSVLDAGTLQPLPLPWPAGAEHQLVGGTSPDGRFVSLAVGRADRPREGHVFDWQTGRLTPWTVPSAPEVDLSRFVPAELASYPARDGTAIPMVVRRPAACRSPAPGRPPCPVIVHFHGGPEGQSRPGFSPIWQLFLDAGFSVVEPNVRGSTGYGQAWLDADNGARRLQVITDIEDAAQHLKTAWAHEGVAPKLGVFGGSYGGYAALMAMTRFAGAYDAGASSVGIANLLTFLNNTAPYRRALRTSEYGDPVADREALVQLSPTSWVHQLKAPLLLIQGANDPRVPVGEALLMHDAARARGVPLELMVFADEGHGASSRANQALEFGHLLRFFRQHLQP